The following are from one region of the Littorina saxatilis isolate snail1 linkage group LG2, US_GU_Lsax_2.0, whole genome shotgun sequence genome:
- the LOC138960499 gene encoding uncharacterized protein: MPSAKLLSNLKWNTHIANITTKANRALGFARRNIKLSNKKVKAAAYKALVRPILEYASPVWDPHTAEDSASLEKVQRRAARCVSHRFRQTSSVNNMLEDLEWPTLESRRRRARLTTFYKVHHDLVAVKSNHAPKPSPPKCTTRQIHALSYEIPHSRTAYRQKTFFPRTIPEWNRLPVETATAPSLASFQARLATLH; the protein is encoded by the coding sequence atgccaagcgcaaaactcctctcaaatctgAAGTGGAACACCCACATCGCCAACATCACCACCAAGGCGAACAGAGCACTTGGCTTTGCTAGACGCAACATCAAGCTCAGCAACAAGAAAGTCAAGGCGGCTGCATACAAGGCACTAGTCCGACCCATCCTAGAGTATGCCAGCCCAGTATGGGACCCACACACCGCTGAAGACAGTGCCTCTCTCGAAAAGGTCCAAAGAAGAGCAGCCAGATGTGTGTCGCATCGCTTCCGCCAGACCTCCAGCGTCAACAACATGCTCGAAGACCTTGAGTGGCCTACGCTTGAGAGCAGACGGAGGCGAGCGAGACTAACAACCTTCTACAAAGTCCACCACGACCTTGTCGCAGTGAAGAGCAACCACGCACCAAAGCCAAGCCCACCCAAGTGCACGACTAGGCAGATCCACGCTCTATCCTACGAAATCCCCCACTCTAGGACAGCCTACAGGCAGAAAACATTCTTCCCGCGCACCATTCCAGAGTGGAACCGCCTGCCTGTAGAAACTGCCACAGCGCCATCCCTGGCATCCTTTCAGGCCAGACTGGCAACTCTCCACTGa